A stretch of the Saccharolobus caldissimus genome encodes the following:
- a CDS encoding ParA family protein translates to MTISIFLLSLKGGIGKSKFAYKLSKLLSRNFLSVLLIDNDSLHTLSTMLGHYGNGLLDGCEISSSLKKIDDFYLLKLRDNPISVLYDERYDRLKSVLSKKWDFIVIDNYIGINESNAFVKNVYEASERKIGIFLTDYLTLDNTFNYMRIWSNLDHKFVILINENNSYNYSSNQLLYAIL, encoded by the coding sequence ATGACAATTTCAATTTTCCTTTTGAGCCTGAAAGGCGGAATAGGCAAAAGTAAATTTGCTTATAAATTATCCAAATTGCTAAGTAGGAATTTCCTTAGTGTTCTTTTAATAGATAACGACTCCTTGCACACTTTATCTACCATGTTAGGCCATTATGGGAATGGTTTATTAGATGGGTGCGAAATTTCCTCAAGTTTAAAAAAGATTGATGATTTTTATTTGCTTAAACTTAGAGATAATCCTATATCAGTATTATACGATGAGAGATATGATCGGTTAAAGAGTGTATTAAGTAAAAAGTGGGACTTTATTGTAATAGATAACTATATAGGAATAAACGAAAGTAATGCTTTCGTTAAAAACGTTTATGAAGCTTCGGAGCGTAAAATAGGAATATTTCTAACGGATTACTTAACCTTAGATAATACGTTTAATTATATGAGGATTTGGAGTAATTTAGATCATAAATTCGTAATTCTAATTAATGAAAATAATAGTTA
- a CDS encoding iron-containing alcohol dehydrogenase, with amino-acid sequence MYKLEYPTTQVIYGNDALDWLKNVRGKIAVVTTRSLLKSNILSQILNIINADVIEGPRQHTPEEDLQKLRDELKNYNVVIGLGGGSVIDSIKLVFSGYFIAIPTTFSGAEHTSFGGFTSDGIKKVNMGKGADVIILDPRATLETPKWLLLASGVRAIDHAVEALYSRFSTPFTDALAIEGYKKLIRCLANIDVIENRLECQIGVWLSSITMRYVKMGISHVFGYVFGPRFNIPHGVTSCISLPSAIKLNYDVAKDKLKEIEFNSEPLYDFVEEFLRKIGTRKRLSEFAKLDEALKYAKTFYEMVNDSGNPLRIDLNTAIKFIEEVY; translated from the coding sequence GTGTATAAATTAGAATATCCTACTACTCAGGTTATTTACGGAAATGATGCATTAGATTGGCTGAAAAACGTTAGGGGTAAAATAGCAGTAGTTACTACGAGAAGTCTGCTAAAAAGCAATATCCTCTCACAAATACTAAATATCATAAATGCTGATGTGATAGAAGGTCCTAGGCAACATACTCCAGAGGAAGATTTACAAAAATTAAGGGACGAATTAAAGAACTATAATGTAGTAATAGGTTTAGGTGGAGGAAGTGTAATTGATAGCATAAAATTGGTATTTAGCGGTTATTTCATAGCAATACCTACTACATTCTCTGGTGCTGAACATACTAGTTTTGGCGGTTTTACGTCTGATGGCATAAAGAAAGTCAATATGGGAAAAGGTGCAGATGTAATAATTTTAGATCCTAGAGCTACGCTAGAAACCCCTAAATGGTTACTTTTAGCCTCTGGAGTTAGAGCTATTGATCATGCAGTAGAAGCACTTTATTCTAGGTTTTCTACTCCATTTACTGACGCGTTAGCAATAGAGGGGTATAAGAAATTAATTAGGTGTTTAGCTAACATAGACGTAATTGAAAATAGGTTAGAATGCCAAATAGGAGTTTGGTTATCCTCTATAACTATGAGATACGTAAAGATGGGAATTAGTCACGTTTTCGGATACGTTTTTGGTCCTAGGTTTAATATACCACATGGTGTTACTTCATGCATTTCTCTCCCTTCTGCGATTAAGTTAAATTACGATGTTGCTAAAGATAAATTAAAGGAAATAGAATTTAACAGCGAGCCTCTATATGATTTTGTTGAGGAATTTTTAAGGAAAATAGGAACCCGGAAAAGGTTGTCAGAGTTCGCTAAATTAGACGAGGCGTTAAAGTATGCTAAAACATTTTACGAAATGGTAAATGATAGTGGTAATCCATTAAGAATAGACCTAAACACTGCCATAAAGTTCATAGAGGAGGTATATTAA